Proteins from a genomic interval of Liolophura sinensis isolate JHLJ2023 chromosome 3, CUHK_Ljap_v2, whole genome shotgun sequence:
- the LOC135463845 gene encoding RCC1-like G exchanging factor-like protein, whose amino-acid sequence MRGNSGQAIVCVQCLQCLRQQYVPVRLGSSWRKRVLKREAIKDRVIQYAGDTAHQTQRVYVWGLAATGALGIRSYLRPEAKGQRMLRYQPRPALQTFWDGKHTKVEDAACGYGFSVFMTKNRKWGVYGTGINTESQLGVHEYPRNTGRLLEYIIEPVRIDLPLKAPDTTRVKHVACGRAHTLILTDKEGVFSMGNNGYGQCGRSIIESEQYRGNPLIHCIAELPDNISQVICGPDHSFFLTETGQLYSCGLGADGQTGAGHFDCVGVPQLVQGDIQGETIVQVSCAGDCVLALSENGDVFGWGNSEYNQLSMVSQDTQVAVAKHLPMRGLGRVSMVASGGSICGVLNDKGSVFVWGYGILGKGQMVESSSAPTQIPDTLFGKHDFNTDSRVSILRSGLSYFAAITSSGDLYTWGKNRGGNLGLGQRNDQFFPFKVSVPAEVGDVRCGVDHMVALCKTFT is encoded by the exons ATGAGAGGGAATTCTGGACAAGCCATAGTGTGTGTCCAATGTCTTCAGTGTTTACGTCAGCAGTATGTCCCTGTTAGGCTGGGCAGTTCCTGGAGGAAGCGGGTGCTGAAGAGAGAAGCCATTAAGGATCGTGTGATTCAGTATGCTGGTGACACGGCTCACCAGACACAGCGTGTATACGTGTGGGGTCTGGCAGCCACTGGGGCTTTAG GAATAAGAAGTTATCTGCGGCCAGAGGCTAAAGGTCAGAGAATGTTGAGATATCAGCCGCGACCAGCTCTTCAGACATTCTGGGATGGAAAACATACAAAG GTTGAAGATGCAGCTTGTGGATATGGTTTCAGTGTTTTTATGACCAAGAACAGAAAATGGGGTGTGTACGGTACAGGGATTAACACAGAATCTCAGCTGGGAGTCCATGAGTACCCCAGAAACACAG GTAGGCTTTTAGAATACATCATTGAACCAGTGCGGATTGACCTTCCTTTGAAGGCTCCAGACACCACCAGAGTGAAGCACGTGGCTTGCGGTCGAGCACACACGCTAATTTTGACGGACAAGGAAGGAG TCTTCAGTATGGGTAACAATGGCTATGGTCAGTGTGGGAGATCCATCATTGAATCAGAGCAGTACAG GGGTAACCCGCTGATCCACTGCATCGCAGAGTTACCCGACAACATCAGTCAG GTGATTTGTGGCCCTGATCACAGCTTCTTCCTGACTGAAACCGGGCAGTTGTACAGCTGTGGACTTGGGGCTGATGGACAGACAG GAGCAGGACATTTTGACTGTGTCGGTGTTCCACAACTGGTGCAAGGAGACATTCAAGGGGAGACAATCGTGCAGGTGTCATGTGCAGGAGACTGTGTACTGGCATTGTCAG AAAATGGTGACGTGTTTGGATGGGGTAACTCAGAATACAATCAGTTGTCTATGGTATCCCAGGATACACAGGTGGCTGTTGCTAAGCACCTGCCAATGAGAGGCCTTGGCAGGGTATCCATGGTAGCATCAGGGGGTTCCATCTGTGGTGTGCTCAATG ACAAAGGCAGTGTGtttgtttggggatatggaatTCTGGGTAAGGGCCAGATGGTAGAATCCAGTTCTGCTCCAACACAAATTCCGGACACACTGTTTGGGAAACATGACTTCAACACGGACAGTAGAGTCTCCATTCTGAGATCGGGTCTGTCATATTTCGCAGCCATAACAT CCTCTGGAGACCTCTACACCTGGGGTAAAAACAGGGGAGGTAATCTTGGATTGGGACAAAGGAATGACCAGTTCTTCCCCTTTAAG GTGTCAGTACCAGCCGAGGTTGGAGATGTTCGATGTGGAGTTGATCACATGGTTGCCTTGTGCAAGACTTTCACTTAA